A stretch of DNA from Malus sylvestris chromosome 9, drMalSylv7.2, whole genome shotgun sequence:
acGAGTGGTTAGGATTTTTTAAACGATTTGAGGCGTAGGaagaaaataattgtttttctttactttttaaGGTTTAAATAGTCATTTTATATAAATCATTTAACAATAAATATTAAGTGGGATGTAGTCAACAATTAGTGGGGTGCTAATAATAAAATCCTtttttttaaggtttttttttcagttttttttttttttttttaagaataagTTTTTATGGTTATCCACATGGCGACACATGATTAGATTGGTGGGACCACTCATGTGCCACATCATCATACTAACATAAAATATAATGGAAATACCAAATAATTTACGATAGACAAACTCAATAACCACTTTTATCAATTTTCATTATTAGGGACCAAACAACATGGaccattttaacaaaaaattaaatttattttatgtgTTGACCTACCTATCAATTGACTATTATTTTAACTACACATGAGTGGTAGATTGAAacaaaactattattttaaccCGTACGTTTTGTATGTCGGTCAACTTGTGAGTTGACGCGAACATCAAACTTATAAATAGATAAATCCAAGCATAATTTATCATTGTTTGAAGTTTAGTGTCGAGATTTTTATTGTACACTGATGTATACCATACGACATATGATCATTAAATCATTGTTCCTACATTTAACGCCCAATCATTACACAAGTGTATAATACTTTTAATTCCCCATTACAACGATTGGAGTCTCCTTCTGACTCTTTGACTTGTTTTGTGCACGTTTGGTTTGCTTGGCCACCACCGCTTGGGAGGCTCCACCGGCCATAAAAGTTGCCACACTTTTCACTTCCCAATTTCTTCACATGTTTATCTCATTTCATCACTCTCACATCCTGACGAAGACCCTTTGACTTCACCGACAGTCCACTTACCCAAAAACCACACGTGATCAAATGCCACCATGAATCAATTTTTTTCGCTCTCTATATAAACACCTTCTCTTCCACTTCCACTTCGCCACAACACAATACATTCTTTGCTAATTCCCACTGAGAGAAACAAAAAGACTCCTGCAATGGCCTGCTCAAGCTCTTCAAGACCCAGTTAGTGtttattcatttttctttcGCAATAATCTTTTACGGCTAAAACACGTTTTTCTTCCCTGTAGTACCCTCTAGTTTTCTCGAAACTCAACTTTCGTGTCTCGGTAGTTTATTTTTTTCGTCATCATTTATGTTCACGGACATCCATCAACGTAAATACTATCTTGTTTGAAATTCAACAGATGTATAGTTTAGTGCGCGAGATTAACTGAGTCAATGTGTCACATATTGTGTTGAATTGATGATAAACGTTgctgtttcatttttttctgcAGCAAAAGTTCAAGAACTCAACGTGTACGAGATCAACGAGCGAGATCGTTCAAGCCCTGCGTATCTCAGTTTAAGCCAGAAACCTGTGCATGCCCTCGGAGACCTTGTGCCCTTCACTAACAAagtattttccttttcctttaaaaattatatttacaaataaATTTTCATTGGATTAGGTTTACATTTGCTAATATACTCCCGTGGTCTGAATGTAATTGCAGATATACACCGGAGATCTTCAGAAACGGTTGGGGATAACGGCGGGAATCTGCATTTTGATCGAAAACAAGCCGGAGAAGAAAGGAGATCGATACGAGGCAATTTACAGCTTCTATTTCGGGAACTACGGCCACGTGGCGGTTCAGGGGCCGTACTTGACTTACGAGGACACGTATCTGGCTGTGACTGGTGGGTCTGGGATTTTCGAAGGGGTGTACGGGCAGGTGAAGCTGCACCAGATTTTGTTCCCCTTCAAGATTTTGTACACATTTTATCTGAAGGGGATTGAGGATTTGCCTGAGGAGCTTACAAATGTGAAGGTTGTGGAGCCCGGCCCTGGTGTGGAGCCCAGCCCTGCTGCCAAGGCCTGTGAGGCCCATGCCACCGTGTCCAACTTCACCAACTGATGAGAATTGCAGAAGGAATGAGAGGAATTGGATGAATTTGGTATTTTATTAaatgttttgtgtgttttgaaGGCAATGTATCGTTTTGAACAACGCATtttatataaggaaaactaatgaaaatgatttgaaaactttgaattttaagataagaacaaaataaagggtaaagtgaatagtaccaggattgacttttaggtataaaaatgtggtttttcgttaaagtaaacagtaccagaaGTTTCCCTTTTATATATCAAATGTCATGGCAACTTTTGATACTTGTTTAGTAACACTCTCAAGAAATGAATCTCAGAAATATGACCAAACAATTTCATCTCCAAGAAGAGTCAAACTAAATAAAGACTGATGTGAAGAGTACAACCACCACgactttataacaaaaaatCGGTTCAAGGCTTCGTCAACCTGCAAAGGTAGGATTACCGTTTGATCGACTGAACATGATATGTTATGTATTTTGGAATGGTTAGGTTAGAATTGGAAGGGAGAGGTTGGGATAGTTGTCCCTAATTTGGTGTAAACAACTCAACCGAATAGGttcaaattgaaataaataaaagcatacAACAACCACCATCCATCTCTCACTGCAACAACCCCTCGCAACCCATCAAATAATCAACTCACGATGCCGCTTAAGACCCGCCACAACGCTCGCAACACTTACAAAACGTCGCAAAGAGGTCAGCTCGTCGAAATTAAGAATGCTAGACTTTGTCGCCTGaacagagaaagaagagagaatggCGACGAAGGCTGAGGGGATTGGCTTCATAATCCATGAGTTGTGTCAAGTTACATAACCCATCTTATTATGAACTCAATCTTTTATTCCGAATCCAGTCTGTATTACAATTTAGCTCATCAAACATGAGCTAAGTtacaagtccaatttcaagaAAATAACATGTTCCAAACCACGAGACGAGCGTAAAACCATTAGAAAGGTGAGAGAGACCACAAGAGAAAAGAGAGTTGGAGGAGGAAAGATCGAATCGGCCTTTAGAGGCCAGGAAGTTTTTTGTTCTCTGTTTTGTAATCAAGAGTTAAATTAACAAAGAACTATGCTACATTTTATTAGGATATTAAGAAGCCCATTAGGATGCCAAGCTCACCAAGAATACCGCCATTAGTATACATCACGTCACAAGGCAAGTGAGATAAATATAATTACATATTAGAATCCCCCGAAGCCATGACCAAACTAGGCAACAAAATCAGTGTCCATCTTATTACTAGGTGTGAtaagtttattttaaaaattttgaacaaaaagatattatttacactaagagggtTGAGAGTGgggctaagtctcacaatgtattaacaataatgtgattcaaattcgcttttgacaTAAATacatctcacttataagtgaagaggaatactattagaccgtagtactaagtgacaagtGTGATAATTTTTTAACTTGATTGAAGTGAATGCAAGTGAATTTTGAACATGACATGATATTCCAAAAGGTGAATTGTCAATTTAGTCTCTGAATTATCActtcagtgaaaattaggtcattaaacttttttttttctcaagaaaaatcagtcattgaattataaaaatttgtcaattacatccctaatattatattcgaaaccactatattcaattttccgtCAATTCAAGTCATGTTatttgcatgtgatacacattgaTGGTAGTttttaataagaaataaatatgaTTACATATTAGAATCCCCCGAAGCCATGACCAAACTAGGCAACAAAATCAGTGTCCATCTTATTACTAGGTgtgataacttttttttttaattttgaacaaaaagATATTATTTGCACTAAGAGGGTAGAGAGTGgggctaagtctcacaatgagttaacaataatatgatttaaattcgtctttgacgtaaatacatctcacttacaagtgaagaggaatactattagatcgtagtactaagtgacaagtgtaataattttttaacttgACTTGAAGTGAATGCAAGTGAATTCTGAACATGACATGATATTCCAAAAGGTGAATTGTCAATTTAGTCTCTGAATTATCActtcagtgaaaattaggtcattaaactattttttttttcttcagaaaaatcagttcttgaattataaaaatttgtcaattacatccctaataaTATATTCGAAactattatattcaattttccgtCAATTCAAGTCAtgttacttgcatgtgatacacattagAGGGTACATTGGTAGTTTTTAATAAGAAATAGTGTAAGTTAACTTTGGAGAGTAAATTAGACATTCGATTCACAACCTATATCAAATGTTAAGAGCTTAAAGCGAGAAAATGACggtattacactctaaagtgtgttaagtgacttaagttgacaaaaattggataaaatagctttgaatataatagtagggatgCAATTAgcaaattttaatgaatttaggaacttattttaccgaaaaatAATTCATATACCTAATTTTCATTGAGATGTTAGTTAAGGAACTAAATCACTTCACCGTATTTCAAAATAAGTAAATTGATGGTCCATGTGGTAATTTATGTCACACTGAAACATTCATTAAATTttaggttaattaattatttgatacAAGATATGATGTGATTATTAGATAAGTTAAGTTATAAGCAGTGCAAATTACTCGATGAGTTAAATTATGATCAATTAAAAGTAATTCGACATCAACACCATAAGTAAGTTAACCTAGTCTctcaaaattataatttatttatgcattTGTATCAATTTACTTTCCTATAATTGCAAAAGATAAATATCTTTCTCGACCatttttctaatattttattCAGAAATAGAAAGGGAAATTGTTCTAAATCTTGTTAACGAGGGAATAGGATCCTTTTTGTAGGGATTCGGATGATCAGTCAATTgtgtctgttcatcgtacatcgtttgattagaaattattttaaaattttaatttaaaattgaatataaataatacctaatGAAAACTacccgtacgatgtacgataaataaACACGATTGATTAATCTTCAGatcttcacaaagaggatccttgtCTGTTAACAAGGACCCTTTTTCTAATAATTTATTCAGAAATAGAAAGGGAAATTGTTCTAAACCTTGTTAAGGAGGACAACAT
This window harbors:
- the LOC126634029 gene encoding allene oxide cyclase, chloroplastic-like isoform X1, translating into MACSSSSRPTKVQELNVYEINERDRSSPAYLSLSQKPVHALGDLVPFTNKIYTGDLQKRLGITAGICILIENKPEKKGDRYEAIYSFYFGNYGHVAVQGPYLTYEDTYLAVTGGSGIFEGVYGQVKLHQILFPFKILYTFYLKGIEDLPEELTNVKVVEPGPGVEPSPAAKACEAHATVSNFTN
- the LOC126634029 gene encoding allene oxide cyclase, chloroplastic-like isoform X2, which translates into the protein MFTDIHQPKVQELNVYEINERDRSSPAYLSLSQKPVHALGDLVPFTNKIYTGDLQKRLGITAGICILIENKPEKKGDRYEAIYSFYFGNYGHVAVQGPYLTYEDTYLAVTGGSGIFEGVYGQVKLHQILFPFKILYTFYLKGIEDLPEELTNVKVVEPGPGVEPSPAAKACEAHATVSNFTN